A single region of the Streptomyces caelestis genome encodes:
- a CDS encoding Gfo/Idh/MocA family protein has translation MTESSQPVQVAIVGAGNIADGCHMPAVQAQSGEAVVTAVVDVDLRRAEVFAARWGIPAAYDSLNHMLREQHPDLVIVCTPPIAHGEAITACLDAGASVWCEKPPTLSVAEYDAVAAHEREGGPYVSYVFQHRFGSAARALREHIRTGSLGAPLVGVCHTLWYRDDAYFDVPWRGKWETEGGGPTMGHGIHQMDLMLSLMGEWTEVRAAMGTLARDVETEDVSMAMVRFASGAMVSMVNSLLSPRETSYLRLDFPEATVELSHLYGYDNSHWTWTPAPHRVGATAVELGAPLDDEASSHAAQLRVLLRSLRAGERPEVSGDDGRRVLAFIAALYESARTGSPVTPDMITPASPVYHSMSGRPRTARDNAAKEKTGV, from the coding sequence ATGACTGAGTCCAGCCAGCCCGTGCAGGTGGCGATCGTCGGCGCCGGCAACATCGCCGACGGTTGCCACATGCCCGCCGTCCAGGCCCAGAGCGGCGAGGCGGTCGTCACTGCCGTCGTCGACGTCGACCTGCGGCGCGCCGAGGTCTTCGCCGCCCGCTGGGGCATTCCCGCTGCCTACGACAGCCTGAACCACATGCTGCGGGAGCAGCACCCGGACCTGGTCATCGTCTGCACGCCCCCGATCGCCCACGGCGAGGCCATCACCGCCTGTCTGGACGCCGGCGCGTCGGTGTGGTGCGAGAAGCCTCCCACCCTCTCGGTGGCCGAGTACGACGCCGTCGCCGCCCACGAGCGCGAGGGCGGCCCGTACGTCTCCTACGTCTTCCAGCACCGGTTCGGGTCCGCCGCCCGAGCCCTGCGAGAACACATCCGCACCGGCAGCCTCGGCGCGCCCCTGGTCGGCGTCTGCCACACCCTGTGGTACCGGGACGACGCCTACTTCGACGTCCCCTGGCGCGGCAAGTGGGAGACCGAGGGCGGTGGCCCCACCATGGGCCACGGCATCCACCAGATGGACCTCATGCTGTCGCTGATGGGCGAATGGACCGAAGTCCGCGCCGCCATGGGCACGTTGGCCCGCGACGTGGAGACCGAGGACGTCTCCATGGCCATGGTCCGCTTCGCCAGCGGTGCCATGGTGTCCATGGTCAACAGCCTCCTCTCCCCCCGCGAGACCAGCTACCTGCGCCTCGACTTCCCCGAGGCCACGGTCGAGTTGTCCCACCTGTACGGCTACGACAACTCCCACTGGACGTGGACCCCAGCGCCCCACCGGGTCGGCGCCACGGCCGTGGAGCTCGGAGCGCCGCTCGACGACGAAGCCAGTTCGCACGCCGCGCAACTGCGCGTGCTGCTGCGGTCGCTGCGCGCGGGGGAACGCCCCGAGGTCAGCGGCGACGACGGCCGCCGCGTCCTGGCCTTCATCGCCGCACTGTACGAGTCGGCGCGGACCGGAAGCCCCGTCACCCCGGACATGATCACCCCGGCCAGCCCCGTCTACCACTCCATGAGCGGTCGCCCCCGCACCGCCCGGGACAACGCCGCCAAGGAGAAGACCGGTGTCTGA
- a CDS encoding substrate-binding domain-containing protein, with the protein MTQADVLRALDARAAGQWGLVTTAQAKLDGVQGVQLLRLERSGALESVGHGVYRLAASPPPEHLRIKVAWLRLDPGTPARDRRTDGPGAGVVSHTSACAVHGLGGRPADFVELTVSSRRTTRDETVVLHRAATDAEDITVVDGLPVTTVPRTVVDLLEDRADAARTGAFVAEAVARGLVRVDDLAPRVAGFAGAYGLPAEASGAELLEFLCEQAGRPLPARKAGRSTAKAAGPGAASHPERKRPTIWEVAERAGVSHQTVSRFLKNDSGMKPATRARIERAVAELDYRPNLMARSMRTQRSHRITIVLPELSGFVPIPLLRGASAAAHEAGYMTDVVGLEGGESRRARSVLSLLETRQADGVLSLVPLGDLAGGQGAGQRPVVVLGEYDDNLQSRGRLADGRPAEEILRHLAGQGHRRFLHVAGSQDWASARNRRAVYVEAVERLGLTSYGVVDGDWSVRSGYEAARDLPADSGVTAVLAANDYVALGVLRGFQDRGTRVPEEMSVFGWDDEEFTRYFSPSISTVHINKEEVGRRSMLSLLALLRGEPAPESEVEDLFHLVPRGSSGPAPG; encoded by the coding sequence ATGACTCAGGCCGACGTGTTGCGGGCTCTGGACGCCAGGGCCGCCGGCCAGTGGGGTCTGGTGACCACCGCCCAGGCGAAGCTGGACGGCGTGCAGGGCGTCCAGCTCCTGCGGCTGGAGCGGTCCGGGGCGCTGGAGAGTGTGGGCCACGGGGTGTACCGCCTGGCCGCCTCTCCCCCGCCGGAGCACCTCAGGATCAAGGTCGCCTGGCTGCGGCTGGATCCCGGAACCCCGGCGCGGGACCGCCGTACCGACGGCCCAGGGGCGGGCGTCGTCTCCCACACCTCCGCGTGTGCGGTGCACGGCCTGGGCGGCCGGCCCGCCGACTTCGTGGAGCTGACGGTCTCGTCACGCCGTACCACGCGTGACGAGACCGTCGTGCTGCACCGCGCGGCCACGGACGCCGAGGACATCACCGTCGTCGACGGACTGCCCGTCACCACCGTGCCGCGTACCGTCGTCGACCTGCTGGAAGACCGTGCCGACGCGGCCCGCACGGGCGCGTTCGTCGCCGAAGCCGTCGCCCGTGGCCTGGTGCGCGTCGACGACCTCGCGCCACGGGTCGCGGGCTTCGCCGGTGCCTACGGGTTGCCCGCGGAGGCGTCCGGCGCGGAGCTGCTGGAGTTTCTGTGCGAGCAGGCGGGGCGTCCTCTCCCGGCACGGAAAGCCGGTCGATCCACCGCGAAAGCCGCCGGCCCGGGGGCGGCCTCCCACCCGGAGAGGAAACGGCCGACCATATGGGAGGTCGCCGAGCGGGCCGGCGTGTCGCACCAGACCGTGTCCCGGTTCCTGAAGAACGACAGCGGCATGAAGCCGGCGACGCGAGCGAGGATCGAGCGCGCCGTCGCCGAGCTGGACTACCGGCCCAACCTCATGGCGCGGTCGATGCGCACACAGCGGTCCCACCGGATCACCATCGTGCTGCCCGAGTTGAGCGGCTTTGTTCCGATCCCTCTGCTGAGGGGTGCCTCGGCCGCGGCGCACGAGGCCGGGTACATGACCGACGTCGTCGGGCTGGAGGGCGGCGAGTCGCGGCGCGCCCGCAGCGTGCTGTCCCTGCTGGAGACCCGGCAGGCGGACGGGGTACTGTCCCTGGTGCCGCTCGGGGATCTCGCCGGCGGCCAGGGCGCCGGGCAGCGGCCCGTGGTGGTGCTGGGCGAGTACGACGACAACCTCCAGTCCCGGGGACGACTGGCCGACGGACGGCCCGCCGAGGAGATCCTGCGTCACCTCGCCGGCCAGGGACACCGCCGGTTCCTCCACGTCGCCGGCTCGCAGGACTGGGCCTCGGCACGCAACCGGCGGGCGGTCTACGTGGAGGCGGTCGAGCGACTGGGCCTTACCTCCTACGGCGTCGTCGACGGGGACTGGTCCGTGCGCTCCGGCTACGAGGCCGCGCGGGACCTGCCCGCCGACTCCGGCGTGACGGCCGTGCTGGCCGCCAACGACTACGTCGCCCTGGGGGTACTCCGCGGCTTCCAGGACCGCGGTACGCGGGTGCCCGAGGAGATGAGCGTCTTCGGCTGGGACGACGAGGAGTTCACCCGGTACTTCTCGCCGAGCATCTCGACGGTGCACATCAACAAGGAAGAAGTAGGCCGCCGGTCGATGCTGTCGCTGCTCGCGCTTCTGCGCGGCGAGCCCGCGCCGGAGTCCGAGGTCGAGGATCTGTTCCACCTCGTGCCGCGTGGGTCGAGCGGCCCGGCCCCCGGCTGA
- a CDS encoding DUF4978 domain-containing protein, with product MKSNTGPWSRRRFLATSGAAALGGMALNLVGGLPRAAAAGGVVSHVDTSKSTYDKITLMVDGKPFFHSGVQFRYEKHKYTFGWTDAQLKPVLGMIRDDGFTVVNIPIWWSKVETSKDVFDFTDIDRYLAWCGEFGLKLELLWFGHESTGSSLAARMPAYVMNDYQAVVRSDGTKLTLNGNPLLDKTDPNMLAREKFVLGRLMTHLASADTAHTVVGIQVLNEPNVSKQQGGQSIDRSYSTYSTDLWNSGGYTDATKFRKDVLLNYLTQLGQVIKQSDYSVYTRTNLAGSADTVPVAENEALRAQGTATIDFFGKDPYTTGLDTLYNYGRDAVWAQGKNFPMIMENFGGSAAADVEKFNAIAGNTAHNLYAALDPDSSTGSSSHGLYDFNPTTKVVTRKAVSDKVARLNHVLNKIHRDLASKRPVERGGTDLQTFNRSATASTTTTKTVGGANITFTTSSGAQAFGVRRGAAEFAFTTTTQATFTLPGTIGVVRSVEIGQYDANDNWVKSGTKAYSTVAGDTVVALAAGECVRVAYLVSGARYKLRNTSSGKYLDTDADGAVILASATTYDDQDWIVAKDSAGSWTIKNVRTGRFYLEADATANNVIWNTGTVSDASLWNLEGVAAGGLRVRNTHTGRAYLYGNSAGEAKWNTGTQDANTVWEFQPK from the coding sequence ATGAAGTCGAACACCGGCCCTTGGTCGCGCCGCAGATTCCTCGCCACGAGCGGGGCGGCAGCCCTCGGGGGCATGGCGTTGAACCTCGTCGGCGGCCTCCCGCGGGCCGCCGCGGCCGGCGGCGTGGTGTCCCACGTCGACACCTCGAAGTCCACGTACGACAAGATCACCCTGATGGTCGACGGGAAGCCCTTCTTCCACAGTGGCGTCCAGTTCCGGTACGAGAAGCACAAGTACACGTTCGGCTGGACGGACGCCCAGTTGAAGCCGGTGCTCGGGATGATCCGCGACGACGGGTTCACCGTGGTGAACATCCCGATCTGGTGGTCGAAGGTGGAGACCTCGAAGGACGTCTTCGACTTCACCGACATCGACCGGTACCTGGCCTGGTGCGGGGAGTTCGGCCTCAAGCTGGAACTCCTGTGGTTCGGACACGAATCGACCGGTTCGTCCCTGGCGGCCCGGATGCCGGCCTACGTGATGAACGACTACCAGGCCGTGGTGAGGTCCGACGGCACCAAGCTGACCCTGAACGGCAACCCTCTCCTGGACAAGACCGACCCGAACATGCTCGCCAGGGAGAAGTTCGTACTCGGCCGGCTCATGACCCACCTCGCGTCCGCCGACACCGCGCACACCGTGGTCGGCATCCAGGTGCTGAACGAACCGAACGTGTCGAAGCAGCAGGGCGGCCAGTCCATCGACCGGAGCTACAGCACCTACAGCACCGACCTCTGGAACAGCGGCGGATACACCGACGCGACGAAGTTCCGCAAGGACGTGCTGCTGAACTACCTGACCCAGCTGGGACAGGTGATCAAGCAGTCGGACTACTCGGTGTACACCCGGACCAACCTCGCCGGCAGCGCGGACACGGTGCCGGTCGCCGAGAACGAGGCCCTCAGGGCCCAGGGGACGGCGACCATCGACTTCTTCGGGAAGGACCCGTACACCACGGGCCTCGACACGCTCTACAACTACGGGAGGGACGCCGTCTGGGCCCAGGGGAAGAACTTCCCCATGATCATGGAGAACTTCGGAGGATCCGCGGCGGCGGACGTCGAGAAGTTCAACGCCATCGCCGGCAACACCGCCCACAATCTGTACGCCGCCCTGGACCCGGACTCCAGCACGGGCAGCAGCAGCCACGGCCTGTACGACTTCAACCCCACCACCAAGGTCGTCACCCGCAAGGCCGTCTCGGACAAGGTCGCCCGGCTCAACCACGTGCTGAACAAGATCCACCGGGACCTTGCCAGCAAGCGTCCGGTGGAACGCGGCGGAACCGACCTGCAGACGTTCAACCGGAGCGCGACCGCCAGCACCACCACCACCAAGACCGTGGGCGGCGCCAACATCACGTTCACGACATCGAGCGGTGCGCAGGCGTTCGGCGTCCGGCGCGGTGCGGCCGAGTTCGCTTTCACCACCACGACCCAGGCTACGTTCACACTGCCGGGAACCATCGGCGTCGTACGGTCCGTCGAAATCGGCCAGTACGACGCGAACGACAACTGGGTGAAGTCCGGCACCAAGGCGTACAGCACCGTGGCAGGGGACACCGTCGTCGCGCTGGCGGCCGGCGAGTGCGTGCGGGTCGCCTACCTCGTCAGCGGCGCGCGGTACAAGCTGAGGAACACGTCCTCGGGCAAGTACCTCGACACCGATGCGGACGGTGCGGTCATCCTCGCGTCCGCGACCACCTACGACGACCAGGACTGGATCGTCGCCAAGGACTCGGCCGGATCCTGGACCATCAAGAACGTGCGGACGGGACGCTTCTATCTGGAAGCCGACGCCACCGCCAACAACGTCATCTGGAACACCGGCACCGTTTCGGACGCCTCGCTCTGGAACCTGGAAGGGGTCGCGGCAGGCGGGCTCCGCGTCAGGAACACCCACACGGGAAGGGCCTACCTGTACGGGAACTCCGCGGGTGAGGCGAAGTGGAACACCGGAACGCAGGACGCGAACACGGTCTGGGAGTTCCAGCCGAAGTAG